Part of the Benincasa hispida cultivar B227 chromosome 11, ASM972705v1, whole genome shotgun sequence genome, ATTGAATTGCGATCTTGATGTCCTAGTTCTGTATTCTTTTAACAGTAGAAATAGACAAACTGTTGTAAGCCACTATATATGCAGTAGTGACAGTCATTATGACCCATTTCcacaattttgaatttaaaataactGATACAATGACTTGTTGTAATGATATGGGAATTCACACGTTGACAACAGTACCAATTATGACTATTTCTCAAGACAATCTTTATTCACTGCTTGCAAAAACCCAGAGCTTCTATTCGCCCCTATGTCACTATGTCATCTACCTGTGGTAGCATTGTTGATTAGAGTAGTGATGCAAAATTTGAATAACATTGCATTGCATGACCTTTGTGGCAATGGCAATGCTTGCTATTACTGTACGGCTTTACTTGATAATATAGTACAAGTTTGCTGTGATTCCTTCAGGTGATGTACGTTTATTGCTGTATGCTCGCATCAAATgagaaaatttaaagaatatgattatatttaacttttaacTGTGAATGAGAATTGACCACATTGGTGCGTTCGAGGGGAGGGATCTGGGGCATAGCTATTGTAGAAGAGATATACTTTTGATCTCTTAGGTGGTCCCATTTACATTtggataactatttggttttttgttttggaaGTTGTGCTTATTTTCTTGCAATTTCTTTATTTACATATTTCATAAGGAAACATTtgtagaaagtagataacaaagaaaaataactcATGGGTGGAGGCCTTAATTCTTGAATTTAACTTGAATTAGTTAGCATATGAGATGGTTAGAGATCGCTAGAAAGTTTTGTTACCAGCAAGCGGCTATAAAGAAAGAAGTGGGAAGTGAGGGATTAGACCAAGATGTAGTGAGTACTCAAAGAAGACTGAAAGTGGGCAAAAGTAAGGACTCGGGGCTTGTGACTTCTTTCCAAATCTTGTAATATTTTTGTTATcttaatgttaaaaaaaatctttggtTCCCATAAACTGTACCAGACAAGGCACATTGCTTATGGATTTTGTGCAATATTAGACCGATTAAACTCAAATATCTTATTTTGGTTACTCAAATTGAGCACattgtatctttttttttttttttttcttttttcttgggTTGATTTAAAAGGAGTTCATTTTTTATAGACCAGTTTCTCTTATGTGTGTATATAAAGCAAGCAATACGTAGAACTTGTTAGGATGATCTTATTTGTTTAAACGATTATATATTTGCTTGCAGGTCTTACAAAAGGCTTTGGAGGTATGGGATCTCCAAGTCATTCCTCTTAACTCACCAGTCGCTGAACCTGCGCAGATTGATCCTGAACTGGAGAATGCGTTTATATGTCACTTGCAAGACCATTGGTTTTGTATTAGGAAAGTGAATGGGGAGTGGTACAATTTCGATAGTCTATATGCAGCCCCACAGCATCTTTCTAAGTTTTACCTTTCAGCTTACTTGGACTCTCTAAAGGGCTTTGGTTGGAGCATTTTTATTGTTAGGGGTAACTTTCCTAAGGATTTTCCCATCTCATCCTCTGAAGCATCCAACGGTTATGGTCAGTGGCTTTCCCCTGAGGATGCTGAGAGGATAACCAAATCGTGCAACTCTACCCAAGCCCCCCCTCCTCCTCAAAGAGTAAACTGGACAGAGCAGCATGATACATTTCTTTCATCTGGAGAAACAGAAATGCTAATAGACATGGAGGATGAGGACTTGAAGGCTGCAATAGCTGCTAGCCTTTTGGATTCTTCAGCAGTCATGGCAGCAGGAGCTGCTAACTCCCAAAACGAACCTGCAGTTTCCTCCACCCAAGCTGCCTCCCCCCAGAATGTGCCTGTTGTTTCCCTTGAAACTGCCAAGACCGAAGATGCACCCATAGTTTCCCTAAAAGCTTCCACCCTCCAAGATGTTCCTGCAGTCTTTCCCAAAGCTGCCACCCTCCAAGATGTACCTGTAGTTTCCAACAAACCTTCCTCCCCCCAAAATGTACCTTTTGTTTCCCCTAAAGCTTCCACCTCCCAGGATGTACGTCCACTTTCCCCCGATGCTACTGCAACCCCTCAAGATTTACATGCTGTTTCCACCACCAAAACTGCCACCCCCAATAACAAACCTGCGGTCTGCACGGAAGTTTCTGTTCatcaaaacgagtctggaaatGAATCTGTAGGCAATGCAGAAGCTGCCTTCCGTGAAAGTGGACCTGCAGATAATGCAGAATGTGGCGTTTCCAGCCCTCGAAAGAAAATTAGTCGTACGGATGAGGGAACTGCATGAGGAAAGAGTGCTTTCTGCCTTGAATATGATTTTTGGTTCAAGACGGATGAGAAGAGGATTGGCTTATAGACAAGAATAAGAGAATTTACAGGAGAATGGGAACCGGGATCCTTATTGAGGTTGAGGTTAGCTAGTAGAAGGTCGAATTCATGCTTTACAATCGTTCTGTGCAGTGTAACTATTTtcactttttcaattttcagaTTGATACTGTATAAACGTTTAAAAAAATAAGCCGTCGGCTTGGTCCCTCTGGATTGTCACAAATGTTCGATTACAGAGTTGAATCTGTGTCTtcgaaaatattttattgatcTCAAAGTATCCCCATTATCACGTTTAGAAGTGAAAGTAGTCCCACTGAAAAAATTCTAGTACGACTACTACAATACTTACtacttttattcattatttgatacattatcaaataatttattcatttgttttgTAGATTCCACGTAATTCATAGAAGTTACTTTTGTGGCAAACAATAAATATAGCTAGTACTAGAAATCTTTTCGTAGTCTCACTCTTATTATCAGATGATATGAATTCATTAAAAGTGTTTTGAGTTGTGAGTTGGTTGggataattttaaataaatttcaacCAACTCaattataattgttttttattagGTTAGTAGGTTGAGTCTCACTCaactaaaatacaataaattcaCAATTCAAACCATTGTAATGCATTAAAAAAATGGGCTTCCAACTCAACTGAATGGATGCTCTTGGTTAATGAATTTTTATGCAAATCTAGAATTTATTACTTGTGGCCTGTTTTATGAAGGTAATTCTTAGGCTAATGTCCATGTGCAATAATAGAGGATAATACAAAGAGTatcctcttcctctctctctctaaccagtaagaaaaaaaaataaaagaagaagaaatgaatgTCAATACCAATTCCAATGGGGgaaatgaaggagaagaagaataaaaagcCACGAGGGGCATGACGCTTTTGACCTGTCAAGCTGGCCCAATCCCCATTTCATTTCTTACCATTCCAAATAGTCTGCCCTCAAGACTCTCAACACAGAGTGGACAACAAAAAAGGCTAAACACAGACTCCTGTTTTCTCTTTTCTGTTGGCTGGCTGCTTTAGAGCTCtctgtttctttagggtatttTGAAAGCTCAACTGGAATCAAGATCCTCTCTTTTCACTTATTTTGATTGATGGGTTCTTCGGATCGTTTATTCTGTAGGCAGCGAACACTTCATGAAATTGTTGGCGGCGGTATTGGTATGTCAACGTCTTCTCATTCCTGGGTTTTTTTCCTCTTGATGGATCCTCTTTCAATTTCAATTGGGTTGCTCTATTTCGGTTCTCTATTGGGTTTGCTGTTGAATTTCGTAGAGTGATTGTTTGTTTGGGAAAAATTTTAATCCATGaactattttcttcttttctgcatCGCTAATGCAAATATATTCTTGCTGTGGATTCTGCTTTTCACTGCTGCTGCTAGAGTTCTTGGATCTATAAGTTTCTTTTGCTATAAAATAACTTAGGATTGGGTTTAACTCTTAGTTCTTAATCTGTTCAGTTGCAGATGTAATTCTTTGGAGGCGGAAGAATCTGACTGTGGGGATATTGTTAATAACGCTGGCGACTTGGCTGGTGTTTGAGCGATGTGGTTATACCCTTTTGTCTTTAGTTTCCAGTGTTCTACTTCTTCTTGTTACCATTATCTTTCTCTGGGCCAAATCTGCTTCCATTCTCAATAGGTAACTAATTGGAGATTGCCTCTTGACTTTCCTTCTATAAGCCATCTCTTCCATTTGAATATCATTGAAGAATGGTACACACTAATATATGAATTTGAGAATGCAAGATTTTTAATTGATAAGAGGCATTTCCTTATTGAATTTGACAATAGTCTTGATGATTAAGTTCTCTAGTTTTTCAACTACTTGATCCGTATATTTGTCCTTGCTTTCTTTTACAATTTGATGAACATTTTGGGATTTTTACTTCCATGAGTTCCATCAGTATTTCATGTCCATGTGCGCTTTCAGTCCCAAACATTTGGTAGTGTATGTAGTTTTAGATGTATGAGATTTGTAAATGCATTTGTGAAAGATGATGAACCTGAGCGAGACactatatattgaaaaatatagtTAAATCTTCACATGTTCTAAGCCTAATAAGCTTAGAGATGAAACAATTTGGTTTTCGAGCATTCTAAAATTTATCATTACAGAATGTAGCATGTAGTTTTTGGCAAAGCATTGATGCATTTCAGAAATGAATATTGTCGTTCTGAATTTTTCTATGTATTTCCTAGCTTCCTTATTTTCAGTCTAATCAAGTCTAGCATAACTTCTAAGTACGTTGATTAAGGTTACTTCTGAATCTACTACCtttcttcttgaacagaccgGCGCCGCCTCTTCCTGAGTTGCATCTCTCAGAAGATATGGTAAACGAAGCTGCATCTTTCATTCGTTCCCGTGTGAATACTTTGCTGTCTGTATCACAAGATATAGCCATGGGAAAAGACCCCAGATTGTTCTTCAAAGTAGCTGCTTGCTTGTGGCTGATCTCAGTTATCAGTGGCTTGACTGATCTTATCACTTTGGGTTACACCAGTAAGTTTCAATCTTCAGTTTCCACAATTCTTTGTGTAATGCTCAACCTTGGAGATAAAAAATGGACGATGATCGATCGATTTCATGAACATTTTTTCTCTCAATGACAGGCCTTTTACTCGTGCTTACAATCCCCGCATTGtatgagaagtatgaagattATGTAGATAGACATGTCATATTGATGTACAGAAAATTGCATCAGTTTTATGTGAAATTGGATGAGAAGCGAGTTCTAACATACCAACAATGGATTTTGGAGAAAGAAAAACTGAGCTGATCAGGATCCTCTCGAGTTCTTCATGGCTTCCTCTCTCGCtttttcttatttcattttggaTGTGTTTATGGCTTTCTTTGGCTAATGGCTATCACCTCATCAGTGACAGAAGCGTGAGAGATGAttgtattttgttcataactttgttttcattttctctaatttcttgCTAGAGAAATGTATTTAGAAACGGCATATTacgaattttgaattttctttgtttttttccttcccCATTCGGGTGATTGGGGGTTTACACCTAAgttgataatatattttatatatgcagCCTTAACAGCAGCAGCTATAATTGATGCTTGCTTACCATCATATACTCTAGTTGTTTCATTGTGATTGTGAATGATGATGGTAAATACAATtgtatttccaaattttttaatGTCCAATAATGATTGCAACAATTTcctataaatcttatttaacaAGCAACGTCGAAATTGATAAACAATAGGATGCTTTTACTACTTTTTCAGAACTGCTTCAATCATGATACTCAAATTGTGTAACAATAGGACGCTTTTACTAATTTTTCAGAACTGCTTCAATGATGATACTCTTCTATTGATGTATTCGGATTgatgaaaattgttataattaactcATAAATTTTGATAGTGACttaattagattataattaatcgtttttaatcatcatttctataaagacaatattttgatttatattatgAACATCTATGTAAGTGTCGtaagagaaatatttttaaaaataaataaaaataataattacaaaatgatataaagtttaaaaatatttaaaatgaaatgatgtgaaaatgaaaatttttttatggtaaaagaaaccaaacttagaagaaatttgaatgagattaaaaatagataaaagattttttttatttattttcaaattagtcTTGGATGGAAAATAGGACTGAAATTCGAGAAAATtggaaactttaaaattaaaaataaaaaaaaaaaaaaaaaaaaaaaaaaaaagtagcacAATTGAGAATGTCATTGAGGTCGAtaaaattgaaacaacttaCATAGCTAAttccttaaaaaataaaatgaaattttctgAAATTTTCACCGAAATGAGAAAAAACGAATTTCCCCTGCCTACAATTTCatgaaaatcttgaaatttcggttaaaattttctttatctACTGTCCCTATTACATATAATATTAATCTTGAACCAATCAAATGACCCTGTTTATACTGGAAAGGCCTCCAAGGCAAAACTTTTACCATTGAGCATCAAGTTCAAATACACGGACATTCTCAAGCTGATGCAAATTTTGATAAACAATGATTGGAACTATTGGCAAAGGAAACAAATAATGCTGTGTAAAAAATCAGTCTTGGCCACTTCCAAAGCTATCTCGGCTATGGCTGTCATTCTGCCATCCAAGGCTTTGCCCATCATGATCCATATCTCCTGAATAAAACTTAACCCGCTTGTTATGGGACATGTACGGCGGGGGCGGTGGAGGCGGAGGTAATTGTATTAGAGGTTGCGGTGCCAATATACCTTTACCATCCCTTATGTCCATCGCATTACCTACAGAAGAATTCACAGGCATACGTCCAGGGCTGCGTCTATAATCTCCTTGATAAAATCCATGTTTTCCTTGAGAATCAGGCGTATTAGCAAAAGCATCAGGCATTCCTTGACCTCCACCAGCATGCTCATAAGGAATGCCGCCTTGCCCAGTATTCCAAGGCTGCGGATACGTTGCTGAGAAATTCATTCCTCCTGCTGCACCTGGTGGAAAGCCTAGCAGTGACCCTTGCTCGGATCCGGTCTCTGCTGCAGTGTCTTGCCGTGACACTTCATAGGGTGTATTGTAATATTGTTGTGCTCCTTCAATTGGAAAAGGGGGATAACCAAATGGAAGAGGGGGCGTCAATATTGGATTAGAGTTAGCCGGTACCACATAATTTGGTGGTGGAATTGATTGCAAAGGAGGATACTGAGAATATGGAGTATCAGCTAGAATTCCTTGCTGTTTCTCTGAAAACTGACTGGAGTCCTGATGTGGAGCACCCTGTGCATCGAAATTTTGTGGGGGGAAACGGCCATGAGGGCCATGTCGATCAAAGCCTTGTGAATGACCGCTGTCTTGTTGAGACTCGGATGTATTGTTTTGGTTCGGACCAAAATTTGGCGTTTGCTTTTGCTGCATGCCAGATCTTGGTTGGTCTCTAGACTGTTGACGATGAAACTTTTCTTCACGTTCTTGAGGCTGGGAATTGGAACCCGGAGATACGAGTGGTCTCAATGGACCTCGGACTGTGGATTCAGAAGCTGTAGATTGTTTGGCACTATTAGCCTCAATGTCATTTCCATCTTCCTTGTCCGCATTTGGCTTAAGAAGGTCAGCATGGCTCTCATGTATATGAGATTCAAATTCAGTCCTCTTAAGGAAAGACTTGAGACAGTGTGGGGCTGCACAAATGAAGATTCCCTCCATCAATTTTATAGTTTGAATCTTCTGGATACGGTCATCACAACTGTGTCACAAAAATCAATTTCTAACGTCATCTTCATAACATTATAATGTAGTACACAAAAATCAATTTCGGTAAAAATTACAATCAAATGAGAGTTGATGTTTTACAATGTAACTATTGCTGATCTGTCACAGTCACAACATCTTtgttttttatcattttttttatatgaatttatgtttttatcattgAAATGCCATAAGGATGACTTTGAATATATTATAGGATTTCTACGTgatcaaattttaattcaaacaGAAACAAGTATGCCCATTACAAAGATTTCCAAAAATATAAGCTCTTTCTTGAGATTCAAAAATTCATGCGCGCTGATCATAGACTGATCTTAAGTTTGGTGCTTCAAATTCTTGCTCCATAAATTCTTATTTCTCTTAGtaagaaataaaaggaaaagcTGAATCCTGCTTTCATTAGAAAACTGTGCAGGATACTAACTAATCAGCAAAGAAAACAACTGGTACTTGAAGAACATGATAAGGAAAGTTTTTGCAATAGACAAGAAAAAAATGTACTAAATATAGGCAATCAGTTTTGACATTCTGAACACGAAAGAACATTTTACTGGTCTCGTTAAGACCTTGAAAGCCTTTTTACTTACAGGTAGCATAAAGAATCGCTCCTTGCACAATCAAGACAGAAAGCATGCTCACAAGGACTCTGCAAGAAAGGAAACCCACTAATGAGCCCTTAAGAAGCATGTCAAAGGTCTCCATTCAAGAGGCCAAGGACATTGCAGATATGAATAAAGTAACCACAACAAATTGACCTAGCTCCATTATATTTGTACAAATTGACAGTAAGTAGTAACCAGTAccaatagatttaataaaagtgATGCAAGCCGATTTGgcaaaataaagataaaattgaaaacagtCTTTTATATATGAATGATTTCCATGGACCAAAACTAGACAAAGCAGCTAGCAGAAATAACAAGTTCGTAGAGAAAAATACCAGGCGACCATAAATTGCAATAGGAAAATCGCATCTGACACAAAAATGAACTCGTTCTCCAAGCTGACGGCGAGACCTGCGACCGACAGACTTGACAATGGAAGCAGCAGTAGCGGCACCAATGCCCTTTGCTACAGGAAGATCGGCAAGAACGAGGTGGTCAGGGCATGCGACCGTCACAGTCTCCGCCGGCAAGGGTTTCACTGCCCCACCACCACCTTCGGCCTGTGGAACTTTGCTAAGCCGGATCTGAAGCATATTTCTTCCTTCAAAAATCCCCCTCCAACTCCTTCCCCAAATGAGAATAACCCTAGTTGCCTCCGACTCCAGAAACCTAATCTTAAAAAGCAAAGTGTAATGAGAATTTGTCAAttgttcaaataaaatatcGAAAGAAGGACACAAACACTTGTGAACAAACGAGGGATGTAGACAAGCAGTACGAAAATTGAAAACGAACTGCAGAAACATCGCACTATAGGGAGAAATAATTCTGAGATTGAAACGAGAGTAAAGTTTTCCCATAAAAACCTAATTGATATGGACATTCATACATTGGAAATCTTGAAAATTCGACATTACAGAAAGGAACTTACCGGCGAAGCAGAAACTATCGGATTCAGTTCCCGTTTCGTCTTTCGCTTCTTCCATTTAAGAAGGGCTTGTCGGATTCCAATTTATCAGTGAATAGAACGACACGTCGCTCAACTTTCTAGCGCCACCAAACTTTTACACGACATGTCGGCTCAGGTAGTTTGTTTGTTGGGCCTGTGGGCCGAATAGTGAGAATATGGAAAACCaaccaaacaaacaaaaaaataaaggaaaaaaaaaatccgacCTGCCGGATTCGAACCAGCGACCTAAGGATTACCTGACGGCTTTTAACCAACTACAGTCCTCCGCTCTACCAACTGAGCTAAGGTCGGTTTGTTGATTACGATGAgacatttttaattattttttctatttataatttttttccacATAACTTATTATTGTGAATATCATTTCAAAATAAGAATTGATGAGTATGGATATATCATTggtaattattaaataaaattgaaaattttcattttaaggaTGAAAAATAGTTTGCCTTTTATAGTTCAATAAATGGGGTGATGAATTCACTTTTTAATCACTATAACGGAATTGgcatataatcaaaataataataatgatgatggaATTggcataaaaaaatagttacaatcaaattggtaaaaaaaaattagaaaataataaacatgaAAGTagtattagttttttaaaaaataataatgataagcTTATGAACACCAAttgtcaacaaaaaaaaaatatatatatatattttttaaatgaaaaaaatgctgaaaatatttataaataataacaaaatatcacagtctatctgcGATAAATTGCCATAGACTACtactatctatgtctatcatgacacaaaTAGATACAGATAATAGTTTATCGCGATCTATCGTATACAGacagtgaaattttgttatatttaggTTCATGTTTCTATACTTGAAAATAACcctaaaaataatttgattttgaaaacaatttaaaGTAGATTTTCCGTTATCCTCTCCTCCACATATTAATATGGTATTTGAGGCTTCATTTCGTAATCGCTtcactttttttgttttctatttacGGTTGCTTCCTCTCATTTCTCTATTGTTGGTTttacctttattgaagaaacACTAAGatacttaaacaaaattttaaaacaaaagttactttttgaaaatacattttttatgttttcaaaattaactttgtgttttaaaaacttgagtagaaaatagataataaaacataaaaacttaTCGATAGAAATAATATCTGTAAACTTAATTGTTAAAgctaaaaactaaatagttattaaaagattaaagaaaaaaaaaactaaatagttatcaTGTTAAGCTTAAACTAAATtctatatatgattttttttttttctttttacagatttttaaataaaacattagaAAATACTTTTAACTCGAGTGTTCTGATGGAAAGCAATCAAAACAcagaaaattcttataaatataaatttctaaaaaatatttagattttatagtaaaaaaactTCGtgcttttgaattttttttaatgatttaagtgtaaatatttttaaatatatatatatatattaatatttagaaAGACGCTTAAAACATCCCATCATTAAAGTGGTATGAGACACAAGGGTTTTTATCTATCATTTTTGTTACTCGATAATAATGGAGTTAAAAATCGAAGACCACTCCAAAATGGACTAATGTCGAGAGATCTCATATATTTGTGAAAGAGTAACCAACCGCACATAGGacatttttatttacttatttatttattgataaaaaaagaTATTTGGAGTTATATGTTTGTGAAAAGAGTAACCAAGTGCGCTGACCAAGAAAGGTATTTGATGGGCACTAACTTTTAAGTTAAATTTCCATCCCATAATAATTCATGTTTAGGAGAAACCCCAATGAAGCTTCTTTTTGCCTACCAAATTTCTTTAGTCAATCTTTGAATTATGCCACCCAGGCACCCaatacttttctttcttttcctttccccATCCAATATTCATCTTATGCACTAgaataaaatattacatttCTTACCACCTGccacttttattatttt contains:
- the LOC120090976 gene encoding ataxin-3 homolog, which codes for MDGACNGGMLYHEVQESKLCAVHCVNTVLQGPFFSEFDLAALASDLDRKERQMMLSGSTTGDFLSEESHNVSLDGDFSIQVLQKALEVWDLQVIPLNSPVAEPAQIDPELENAFICHLQDHWFCIRKVNGEWYNFDSLYAAPQHLSKFYLSAYLDSLKGFGWSIFIVRGNFPKDFPISSSEASNGYGQWLSPEDAERITKSCNSTQAPPPPQRVNWTEQHDTFLSSGETEMLIDMEDEDLKAAIAASLLDSSAVMAAGAANSQNEPAVSSTQAASPQNVPVVSLETAKTEDAPIVSLKASTLQDVPAVFPKAATLQDVPVVSNKPSSPQNVPFVSPKASTSQDVRPLSPDATATPQDLHAVSTTKTATPNNKPAVCTEVSVHQNESGNESVGNAEAAFRESGPADNAECGVSSPRKKISRTDEGTA
- the LOC120091902 gene encoding E3 ubiquitin-protein ligase HAKAI homolog, which produces MLQIRLSKVPQAEGGGGAVKPLPAETVTVACPDHLVLADLPVAKGIGAATAASIVKSVGRRSRRQLGERVHFCVRCDFPIAIYGRLSPCEHAFCLDCARSDSLCYLCDDRIQKIQTIKLMEGIFICAAPHCLKSFLKRTEFESHIHESHADLLKPNADKEDGNDIEANSAKQSTASESTVRGPLRPLVSPGSNSQPQEREEKFHRQQSRDQPRSGMQQKQTPNFGPNQNNTSESQQDSGHSQGFDRHGPHGRFPPQNFDAQGAPHQDSSQFSEKQQGILADTPYSQYPPLQSIPPPNYVVPANSNPILTPPLPFGYPPFPIEGAQQYYNTPYEVSRQDTAAETGSEQGSLLGFPPGAAGGMNFSATYPQPWNTGQGGIPYEHAGGGQGMPDAFANTPDSQGKHGFYQGDYRRSPGRMPVNSSVGNAMDIRDGKGILAPQPLIQLPPPPPPPPYMSHNKRVKFYSGDMDHDGQSLGWQNDSHSRDSFGSGQD
- the LOC120090977 gene encoding reticulon-like protein B12 yields the protein MGSSDRLFCRQRTLHEIVGGGIVADVILWRRKNLTVGILLITLATWLVFERCGYTLLSLVSSVLLLLVTIIFLWAKSASILNRPAPPLPELHLSEDMVNEAASFIRSRVNTLLSVSQDIAMGKDPRLFFKVAACLWLISVISGLTDLITLGYTSLLLVLTIPALYEKYEDYVDRHVILMYRKLHQFYVKLDEKRVLTYQQWILEKEKLS